A window of Desertibacillus haloalkaliphilus genomic DNA:
GGGAATGAAGCCATGAAGATACTCATCATTAGTGACAGTCATGGACTCACAGACGAACTTCAAACCATTGCCCAACGGCATGCGGCTGAAGTGGACATGATGATTCACTGCGGAGATTCAGAACTCGAAACGAACCACCCAGCACTCGAAGGATACAAAGTCGTCAAAGGAAATTGTGACTTTATGGGCGATTTTGAAGAAGAGCTCCTGCTC
This region includes:
- a CDS encoding metallophosphoesterase family protein, which codes for MKILIISDSHGLTDELQTIAQRHAAEVDMMIHCGDSELETNHPALEGYKVVKGNCDFMGDFEEELLL